The DNA segment AGCTATAATCACAGTGTGAGTCCCTCACTTGATCAGAGTGTTCAGGGTTTTAGGGCCATCTGACGTCTTTCTTACCCCAGGTGCTGACAGTGGAGATCCCCTGCACAGGGGCAGTGCTTCCTGGGCCCCTCGTCTCTGGTGTCCCAGGACAACAGCGCCATCAGGTGGTTGGAGTCACCGAAGCAGCGCTCCCGTTCGATGGGCCTGGCCGAGCAGACCGCGAAACGCAGGGCTGCTCGAGCAAAGGGAGCATAACGGACAGATTCCCTGAGAGCGGGCAGAGGCCGAGGGCCGATcagtgcagctgcagcgtcGTACGTTACCTTTATGGAGAGCACAGCAGAGCTCCGGGCTGCAGTCGCTCTGGACCTGGCAGGTGCTGCCGGCCTCGCCTTTAGTGGCATTCTGGCTGCACTGACcccagacacacagctgctcaccGCAGCACTCCTCATCCTGTGCACAGGACTGGAGGAACAGAGAGTTTCACCGTGAACCTGTTGAACAGTTTCTGCTGCACACGCGTccgaaaagaagcagaaatgttaACCTGTGCTTTTAGTTCATTAAGAAATCTGAGACACAGGCGCCGCTCAAAGTGTGACGCCTGCTGTGTTGTTGATTAAATATAAATGAGGCGAGCAGGTCAGCAGGCCTCTGATAACGACAGAATGTCACATCCTCTACTTACACTGCCAGTCCGGGGACATGACTAAcagttttctgggttttttttccagtggagGGATTTTGACGGGACACAGATCACCTCCTCCGTGTATTTATTATCCAGCTACTCGGTGCCATTGTTTGGCAGACTGCCAGGATCTCAATCCATTTGCATTGCTTTTCAGCCTCCTTCACCCAGATCCACTCATCCAATAAAGACTCCAATGATCACGTAGACCAAAAGCAACGACATGGGAAGTACCGCATTATGAAAATTTGCTTTGCTCTAGATGTTACTTGATCGACGGATACGAGCTTTCATTTGACCTTCACACATGATGTTCTTTCATGTGAGGCTGAAGggacacaaacaacacactccAATTACACTTGTGGACGCACTGCAATGCAGCTGATGTGAAACCCCAGTCGCCTGGaggagagtgagtgtgtgtgtgtgcgtgtgcctgTGTGCATGTATGAGCAGCACACCGACCCCTGAGGACGGAACTGGAAGTTCCCATGAATCTATCAATAGATTTTCAGGTCTGCAGGGAATGGATGGGATTAAAAGATGGTCGTCATGAGGGAAACACATTTATGTGTGCCTGAAAACAGCATGAATTTCATGAAGAAAAGGTAAATTTTTTTCTCACCACATCGGTCGCTTTGCAGGGCAGACACTTGGAATTGTGTGTTTCCACGAGGCAGTACTTTCCCTGTCCACAGTCACCATGTGTGTTACATCCCTAAAGACGGGAAAAAGGATCATGTCAAACTTGAATCCACAgcctgttggtgtgtgtgtgtgtgtgtgtgtgtgtgtgtgtgtgtgtgtgtgtgtgtgtgtgtgtgtgtgtgtgtgtgtgtgttcttgtatttctatccttgtcggggccaaatgtccccacaaggatagcaaaacgtggaacgacgtgccttgtggggacctttttccggtcctaagtaggagaaacagtgttttcttgaccatgttgttgttactgaaaaaagtaaaagtgcaaaaacatttctttagggttaggctttgttgtggtgtgggttagggttagggtaagggtcaggtttaggggctagacatgaatgggagtcaatagacggtccccacaaggatagaaatacaagactgtgcgtgtgtgtgtgtgtgtgtgtgtgtgtgtgtgtgtgtgtgtgtgtgtgtgtgtgtgctggagaaAGTAACTCACACTCAAGTCTGTAGGGGGTTTCTTATGTCAAGAACAGATACAAGAATAAATACGTtaactttgtgtgttttaatctttgtgttgcattttcatGAAGGATCCACAACTTATCCTGATTTTGTTTTAATCACTCGTCACAAGTGACTCTTTGGTCAAGGATTTTAATGTGAAGCATGTTTATAAATAATCTGTCCAACAGGAATTCGggataaaaaaatgttttttttttttctgtcaaaatgtcaGCCTCTCTGACACTgtctaataaaaataaaaaatctgccTATTATTGTACGTTCTGAGACACTCAGACACATGTTTCAAAgtaatgttgtgttttctcttttctgaaaccctcCGAGTCAATTGGGGTCAAACATCTCTCCAGACTGTTCAGTCCAGTCCACTGCAAAATCTAACAAGAAATTTACTccattattatcattttttgaGTGGAACTCCTGTTTGAGGACATCAAGCCACAGTGAGACACAGAACTGAACAGCAGATGGCAACAATGCTTGTGATGAAAGATCAgtcatgcagcagtgaaagctggCCAGTCTTATTGATCAGTGATGAATAAATGATAGAATAATAAATGAGAACCATTAGCATTAAAGCCATATTTTTTGAATGAGATGATAGAAAATCTTGCTGCCAAAGAATTTTTCCCTGACATTAGTCTGAATAAACACACTGTAGCAGAgggctttaaaaaaatctgaacatttCAGGTTGTTCTTTATAGATTTGATTCCTTGTATATTaactgtgaacattttcaaaatgtacctGTGCTactttacagaaaaacaaggagAACATATTTTTGCTGccatcatttttattctgtCACTTTTGAATTTGGTCCAGTTGAGATCAAGCTGGGTGGATTTGGCCTTTTGATTAAAATCAGGTCAACAGATCTGCTCTGACAAAAGTAAATGGTCCTCCTTTGAATTAATAGTGAGAATTTGCATGTTGCGTTATGAAACAATCTCCTTAGAAACCTTGATTCcccaagaaaagcaaaaatagcACAGATGACTTATTTAAGCTCCCAAAATTTTGATGTAGtcagatgatttttttaaaaaaatacttttacttGTAATATTACAAATGAATTTATTCGATAGAGAAGATCACCAAAAATATATTTGAAtgctcacagacagacagacagacagacagacagacagacagacacacacacacacacacacacacacacacacacacacacacacacacactcgccatAATGTCAAGTCATCATGCAGTTGAAGGTTGTGTTTAAAGAATTTCCTTGAGATTttaatgagagagaaaaagtaaACGTACGTGATCGATATGGTTTTCCAGATCGTCATGCTGGACGGCCGTGGTAATGTTGTTTGTCTCCTGAGAGAAGAAGTGACAGAGTCTGACTTTCATTTAGAGAAATACAGAGGAAAGAAACATTTGTTAAACCCACCTGGTCTGCTGAGGAGGAGCGAACAGAAGCAGCATCCTTCGCCTGGTCGGAGGCTGTTACAGTGGGAGGACTTGTAGAAAGGTTGTTGTCTGTCTGGTTGTTTGTCTAAGAAAGAACAAATATTGGCTCAGGTAAACAAATGCATAAAGAAATTGTTATAACCTGCGTCTCCCCAGTACTGCATCACTGTCAGCTCCTTATTTTAAAACCTAATAGGAACTTTTACCCCAGGCAGTGGGATAATGCTGAGTCATGAAAACAtgctgactgagagctgagactGGCAGCCTACTTGATGAAATGCATCCTCTGGCTTGAGCTGTGTGTCCTCcggcagctgctccacctccaccagcacgCTGTCCTGCTCCGGCTGCACCCAGGCGTAGTGATCCTCCAGGATGTGGCTGATGCCCGAGTCCACTATCTCAGGGAGGATGGCGTGGCAGACTGCTGCGAGAGCCAAGAGGAGCAGGCCGGTCTGCATCATGCTGCTCCCGCTGCAGGACccactgctgctgatgctgctgctgctgctgctgctgcactctgaGGGTGTGGCCATGAtgctcacgcacacacaaacagctgatgtCTCCGTCACTGCAGAGTCATCACATCATGCAAACTCCCATAGTCTCATTAGAACAACACCCGTCAGTAGATTTAATTAGTTTGTAAGTCTGAagatgtgaaattaaaaaattaaagacatttttattctttctgtAAAAAAGATACAACCTGATTGTTTTTTCTCAAAATTCTTGTTTTATAGTCATCTTCTGAGATTGATCAATCATATTAATTTCCATATAGCTCAGCAGGACAtgtcagtaaataaataaataaataaataaataaataaataaataaataaataaataaataaataaatgaagcatgATCATAATGAGCATAATCTTTGATTATTTTATActttcacagataaaaatcaggaagtgcttcacagtgaggTCTAATGAAACACATAAATACTTGTTGACAAACTCCTTGCTTGTGTAATCTCATTCTTTCACTCACAGCTATAAGTTATGGCGAGAACGTCCCCCTTCACATCACCTGTGAATTGAACTCTGAGAtgcttgaactcctccaccttTCCTCTCCTATACATATTTCAATGTAGGTTATATAATTTGGATTTATTTGTAAATATGCAGATCTTCTGAACTCCAACAGGGGGCGCCATAGCATATCCTTCCTGCT comes from the Salarias fasciatus chromosome 1, fSalaFa1.1, whole genome shotgun sequence genome and includes:
- the dkk3a gene encoding dickkopf-related protein 3a, producing the protein MMQTGLLLLALAAVCHAILPEIVDSGISHILEDHYAWVQPEQDSVLVEVEQLPEDTQLKPEDAFHQTNNQTDNNLSTSPPTVTASDQAKDAASVRSSSADQETNNITTAVQHDDLENHIDHGCNTHGDCGQGKYCLVETHNSKCLPCKATDVSCAQDEECCGEQLCVWGQCSQNATKGEAGSTCQVQSDCSPELCCALHKALRFAVCSARPIERERCFGDSNHLMALLSWDTRDEGPRKHCPCAGDLHCQHLGRGSMCLKGEDSSEEDLTDSLYSEIDYII